In Salinigranum marinum, one DNA window encodes the following:
- a CDS encoding YbaK/EbsC family protein, which produces MHPRAAEFAERAREQYGVDVAVEEFADGTKTAADAAAAVGCEVAQIASSLAFDAGDELVVVVTSGANRVSETRLADHLGVDGSAVAMADPDRIADRLGWSIGGVPPFCHDADVTVLFDETLLDHERVWAAAGTPEAVFPMAPEEMRSLAGARAVGVTE; this is translated from the coding sequence ATGCATCCACGAGCGGCCGAGTTCGCCGAGCGCGCGAGGGAACAGTACGGCGTCGACGTCGCGGTCGAGGAGTTCGCCGATGGGACCAAGACCGCGGCCGACGCCGCGGCGGCCGTCGGCTGTGAGGTCGCCCAGATCGCCAGTAGCCTCGCGTTCGACGCCGGCGACGAGCTCGTGGTCGTCGTGACCAGTGGAGCCAACCGTGTCAGCGAGACGCGGCTCGCCGATCACCTCGGCGTCGACGGGTCGGCGGTGGCGATGGCGGACCCCGACCGTATCGCCGACCGTCTCGGCTGGTCGATCGGCGGGGTGCCACCCTTCTGTCACGACGCGGACGTCACCGTGCTCTTCGACGAGACGCTCCTCGATCACGAACGGGTGTGGGCCGCCGCCGGCACCCCCGAGGCGGTGTTTCCGATGGCCCCCGAGGAGATGCGTTCGCTCGCGGGCGCTCGGGCCGTCGGCGTGACCGAGTGA
- a CDS encoding acetate--CoA ligase family protein: MGELAALFAPGRVAVVGATDREGSVGRAIMENLLADYDGEVVPVNPKRETVFDRPCVASVADADADLAVVVVPPSVAVDVVREAGEAGVEAVVVITAGFGETGSDGAAREDELTSVAAEHDLNLVGPNSLGVLSTRRGMNATFGPENARPGNLSFMSQSGAFITAVLDWANDQGIGFKDVVSLGNKAVLDEADFVREWGADPETDVIIGYLEGIEDGRAFIDTAREVTQDTPVVLVKSGRTEAGAQAASSHTGTLAGSEQAYEAGLDQAGVLRADSVQGLFDAARVLESQPMPDSGDVAVITNAGGPGVMSTDAVGDSRLAMASFTEETLDTFSETLPAEGNIYNPVDIVGDADNERFRQALDVALADDNVGCALVLSCPTAVLDYEGLARDTVELQREHDKPVAACFMGGERVDAAAEVLGDAGIPNYFDPARAIEGLDALVRFKEISTREYDAPTEFDVDREAAEAVLARAVERDDPRLGVEAMDLLDAYGIPTPQGGIATDPTDALELAEEIDGDVVMKIVSPDILHKSDIGGVKVGVPNEEVYDAYEDLVTRARNYQPDAEILGVQVQEIVDLNAGVETIVGMNRDPQFGPLVMFGLGGIFVEVLEDTTFRVAPVSGEEAREMTGEIDAAPLLRGARGRDPVDVAAVAETIERLSQLVTDFPAILELDINPLVATPDGAQAIDVRLTVDTDAMERDSQETTLVDTEPDQ, encoded by the coding sequence ATGGGAGAGCTAGCTGCACTGTTTGCCCCTGGCCGCGTCGCCGTCGTCGGTGCCACGGACCGCGAGGGGTCGGTCGGCCGCGCCATCATGGAGAACCTCCTTGCCGACTACGACGGCGAGGTCGTCCCCGTGAACCCCAAGCGAGAGACGGTGTTCGACCGTCCCTGCGTCGCGTCGGTCGCCGACGCCGACGCCGACCTCGCCGTGGTCGTCGTCCCGCCGTCGGTCGCCGTCGACGTCGTCCGCGAGGCGGGCGAGGCCGGCGTCGAGGCCGTCGTCGTCATCACCGCCGGCTTCGGCGAAACCGGTAGCGACGGCGCGGCCCGCGAAGACGAACTGACCTCGGTCGCCGCGGAGCACGACCTGAACCTCGTCGGGCCCAACTCGCTCGGCGTCCTGTCCACGCGGCGGGGCATGAACGCGACGTTCGGACCGGAGAACGCCCGCCCGGGGAACCTGTCGTTCATGTCGCAGTCGGGCGCGTTCATCACGGCGGTGCTCGACTGGGCCAACGACCAGGGGATCGGCTTCAAAGACGTCGTCTCGCTCGGCAACAAGGCCGTCCTCGACGAGGCGGACTTCGTTCGCGAGTGGGGTGCGGACCCCGAGACCGATGTCATCATCGGCTACCTCGAAGGGATCGAGGACGGTCGGGCGTTCATCGACACCGCCCGGGAGGTGACACAGGACACCCCGGTCGTCCTCGTCAAGTCCGGCCGAACCGAGGCCGGCGCGCAGGCCGCCTCCTCACACACCGGGACGCTCGCCGGCTCCGAGCAGGCGTACGAGGCCGGCCTCGACCAGGCGGGCGTCCTCCGCGCCGACTCGGTGCAGGGGCTGTTCGACGCCGCGCGCGTCCTCGAGTCACAACCGATGCCCGACAGCGGCGACGTAGCTGTCATCACGAACGCCGGCGGCCCAGGCGTCATGTCCACGGACGCCGTCGGCGACTCCCGGCTCGCGATGGCGTCGTTCACCGAGGAGACCCTCGACACCTTCTCCGAGACGCTCCCCGCCGAGGGGAACATCTACAACCCCGTCGACATCGTCGGTGACGCCGACAACGAGCGGTTCAGACAGGCGCTCGATGTCGCCCTCGCCGACGACAACGTCGGCTGTGCGCTCGTCCTCTCCTGCCCGACGGCAGTGCTCGACTACGAGGGGCTCGCTCGCGATACGGTCGAACTCCAGCGCGAGCACGACAAGCCGGTCGCCGCCTGTTTCATGGGCGGGGAGCGGGTCGACGCCGCCGCCGAGGTCCTCGGCGACGCGGGCATCCCGAACTACTTCGACCCCGCCCGCGCCATCGAGGGGCTCGACGCGCTGGTTCGGTTCAAGGAAATCTCGACCCGGGAGTACGACGCGCCCACCGAGTTCGACGTTGACCGCGAGGCCGCCGAGGCGGTGCTCGCGCGCGCTGTCGAACGCGACGATCCCCGCCTCGGCGTCGAGGCGATGGACCTCCTCGACGCCTACGGCATCCCCACCCCGCAGGGGGGGATCGCGACCGACCCGACCGACGCGCTCGAACTCGCCGAAGAGATCGACGGCGACGTGGTCATGAAGATCGTCTCCCCCGACATCCTCCACAAGTCGGACATCGGCGGCGTGAAGGTCGGCGTGCCGAACGAGGAGGTGTACGACGCGTACGAGGACCTCGTGACGCGCGCGCGCAACTATCAGCCCGACGCGGAGATCCTCGGTGTGCAGGTCCAGGAGATCGTCGACCTCAACGCGGGCGTGGAGACCATCGTCGGAATGAACCGCGACCCGCAGTTCGGCCCCCTGGTGATGTTCGGCCTCGGCGGCATCTTCGTCGAGGTGTTAGAGGACACGACGTTCCGGGTCGCGCCGGTCTCCGGCGAGGAGGCGCGGGAGATGACGGGCGAGATCGACGCCGCGCCCCTGCTCAGGGGTGCGCGTGGCCGCGATCCCGTCGACGTCGCCGCCGTCGCGGAGACGATCGAGCGCCTCTCGCAACTGGTGACCGACTTCCCCGCGATCCTCGAACTCGACATCAACCCCCTCGTGGCGACACCGGACGGCGCACAGGCGATCGACGTGCGGCTGACCGTCGATACGGACGCGATGGAGCGCGACTCACAGGAGACGACGCTCGTCGACACGGAGCCCGACCAATGA
- a CDS encoding phosphotransacetylase family protein, translated as MTQTLLVTSTGESTGKTAITLALGLLGRERGLDVGYMKPKGTRLQSNVGKTLDLDPMLARELLDLDAEMHQMEPIVYSPTFVRGAIRGQQDPDELADTVREQYDALADGRDLMLVEGGGTHTTGGIVDLTDPQIADLLDAEVLLVTEYTEPTDLDALLAAADDIGDRLGGVLFNRVADAAYDELENDVVPFLEARGVPVVGVIPRVQELAGVTVADLAAELGAEIVTDVPTDAFVERFLVGAMGGDEALRYFRRTKNAAVITGGDRAEIHTAALEAPGVKCLLLTGAHQPPSAVVGKAEQKGVPVLLVSGDTLSVVERCEEVVHSGRTRDERTVGRMRDLLFEHADADSLVGSGPEPERDDSA; from the coding sequence ATGACCCAGACACTACTCGTTACCTCGACCGGAGAGAGCACAGGCAAGACGGCTATCACCCTCGCGCTGGGGCTGCTCGGTAGAGAGCGCGGCCTCGACGTCGGCTACATGAAGCCGAAGGGGACCCGCCTCCAGTCGAACGTCGGGAAGACGCTCGACCTTGACCCGATGCTCGCGCGCGAACTCCTCGACCTCGACGCGGAGATGCACCAGATGGAGCCGATCGTCTACTCGCCGACGTTCGTCCGGGGGGCGATCCGGGGGCAGCAAGACCCCGACGAGCTCGCCGACACCGTCCGCGAGCAGTACGACGCCCTCGCCGACGGACGAGACCTCATGCTCGTCGAGGGCGGCGGCACCCACACGACGGGCGGCATCGTCGATCTCACCGACCCACAGATCGCCGACCTCCTCGACGCGGAAGTGCTCCTCGTGACGGAGTACACCGAGCCGACCGATCTCGACGCGTTGCTCGCGGCGGCCGACGACATCGGCGACCGCCTGGGCGGCGTGCTGTTCAACCGCGTCGCCGACGCGGCGTACGACGAGCTCGAAAACGACGTCGTCCCGTTCCTCGAAGCCCGTGGCGTCCCGGTCGTCGGTGTCATCCCCCGCGTACAGGAGCTCGCGGGCGTCACCGTCGCCGACCTCGCCGCGGAACTCGGTGCCGAGATCGTCACCGACGTGCCGACCGACGCGTTCGTCGAGCGGTTCCTCGTCGGCGCGATGGGCGGCGACGAGGCGCTCCGGTACTTCCGGCGGACGAAGAACGCCGCCGTCATCACCGGCGGCGACCGCGCCGAGATCCACACGGCCGCGCTCGAAGCGCCGGGCGTGAAGTGTCTGTTGCTCACGGGCGCACATCAGCCCCCGAGCGCCGTCGTCGGCAAGGCCGAACAGAAGGGCGTTCCCGTGCTCTTGGTCAGCGGCGACACCCTCTCGGTCGTCGAACGCTGTGAGGAAGTCGTCCACAGCGGGCGGACGCGCGACGAGCGGACCGTCGGCCGGATGCGCGACCTGCTCTTCGAGCACGCCGACGCCGACTCGCTCGTCGGCTCCGGCCCCGAGCCCGAACGCGACGATTCGGCCTGA
- a CDS encoding DUF6176 family protein, protein MAEITLIRYRLEPGATERVREWATEVRSRRSEAVETLQHGGVVSEAAFLESRPEATTSVFTSRPRASIGPRRRSSRPPTRSTASFENYSRRWSTTTNRRRRSSRCIT, encoded by the coding sequence ATGGCCGAGATCACCCTGATCAGATACCGGCTCGAACCGGGAGCGACGGAGCGGGTTCGTGAGTGGGCCACCGAGGTTCGGTCTCGCCGATCAGAGGCCGTCGAGACGCTCCAGCACGGGGGCGTTGTCTCCGAGGCCGCGTTCCTCGAGTCACGCCCCGAGGCGACTACGTCTGTTTTTACGTCGAGGCCGAGAGCCTCGATCGGGCCTAGGAGGCGTTCGAGTCGTCCCCCTACGAGATCGACCGCGAGTTTCGAGAACTACTCGCGGCGGTGGTCGACGACGACCAACCGGCGGCGGAGATCGAGCCGCTGTATCACCTGA
- a CDS encoding serine hydrolase domain-containing protein, translated as MPRLSSADRDRLGAAFDRQLDVGLHDGAQLAVFVDGELAVDFAGGTDGHGGETTPETRHLIFSCTKPYAAVGLHQLAEQGDLAYDDPVVDHWPGFADAGSEKAEITVRQVLSHTAGIPYGEFDDRADQWGDWDAVVAAMEEIEPVFAPGEQPAYHTFNFGWLVGELTRRVSGEPVEEYVAENVFDPLGMEHTSIGLREGEEDDVAALSGFEVFDRCRDPGEGLGIPASESAAAFNEEAVHRAVIPAANGIGTARDMARFYACIANGGELDGTSLLTEETVAEATRTHAETDDDGTLSRPARYALGFWTGGLANDMFGSASHERMVGHAGLGSVFCWADLDANVSFAYVTNGIREESWEHAARVAGLSDAVRLLVD; from the coding sequence ATGCCACGGCTCAGTTCCGCGGATCGCGACCGGCTCGGAGCGGCGTTCGACCGACAGCTCGACGTCGGGCTCCACGATGGTGCGCAGCTGGCCGTCTTCGTCGACGGCGAACTCGCGGTCGACTTCGCGGGCGGGACCGACGGACACGGCGGCGAGACGACACCGGAGACGCGCCACCTGATCTTCTCGTGTACGAAGCCGTACGCGGCTGTAGGCCTCCACCAGCTCGCAGAGCAGGGGGACCTGGCGTACGACGACCCCGTCGTCGATCATTGGCCCGGCTTCGCCGACGCGGGGAGCGAGAAGGCCGAGATCACCGTCAGGCAGGTCCTCAGCCACACCGCCGGCATCCCCTACGGCGAGTTCGACGACCGCGCCGACCAGTGGGGCGACTGGGACGCGGTCGTGGCGGCGATGGAGGAGATCGAGCCCGTCTTCGCGCCCGGCGAGCAGCCGGCCTACCACACGTTCAACTTCGGCTGGCTCGTCGGCGAACTGACCCGACGAGTCAGCGGCGAGCCCGTCGAGGAGTACGTCGCCGAGAACGTGTTCGACCCGCTCGGGATGGAGCACACCTCGATCGGTCTGCGCGAGGGCGAGGAAGACGACGTCGCGGCGCTGTCGGGGTTCGAGGTGTTCGACCGCTGTCGCGACCCCGGCGAGGGGCTCGGCATCCCCGCTTCGGAGTCAGCGGCGGCGTTCAACGAGGAGGCGGTCCACCGCGCGGTGATCCCCGCGGCGAACGGGATCGGGACCGCCCGCGACATGGCGCGGTTTTACGCCTGCATCGCCAACGGGGGCGAACTCGACGGGACCAGCCTCCTGACCGAAGAGACCGTGGCCGAGGCGACGCGAACCCACGCCGAGACAGACGACGACGGGACGCTCTCGCGGCCGGCGCGCTACGCGCTCGGCTTCTGGACCGGCGGGCTCGCCAACGACATGTTCGGGTCGGCCAGCCACGAGCGGATGGTCGGCCACGCGGGGCTGGGGAGCGTCTTCTGCTGGGCGGACCTGGACGCGAACGTGAGCTTCGCGTACGTCACGAACGGCATCCGCGAGGAGTCGTGGGAACACGCCGCGCGCGTGGCGGGGCTGTCCGACGCGGTGCGACTGCTGGTCGACTGA
- a CDS encoding Xaa-Pro peptidase family protein, which yields MTATPHERRTRACQERLRALDAAAVICSPGANLQYLTGVDETPSERQFLCVVSADGDPVFSVPELAGTQVDETTWVDDVRVWRDGGEPRAALDEVLADCELGAGRVLLDETMPARFVLDVQRLLGDRAFGLATEALGSLRARKDEAELDALRRAGVVADRVMRGLREDAAALVGRSEAALAREVEHRLADAGGDGVSFEPIVAAGPNGAKPHHAHGDRVIGEGDPVVFDFGTRVDGYPSDTTRTVVLAGDPPTEFETVHGVVREAATAAIDAVEPGVEARAVDRAARDVIEAAGYGEGFVHRTGHGVGLDIHEEPYIASDSETRLEPGMVFSVEPGVYLDGAFGVRIEDLVVVTEAGCERLNDSPRGWSVDG from the coding sequence GTGACCGCGACACCGCACGAACGGCGCACCCGTGCCTGTCAAGAGCGGCTCCGCGCGCTCGACGCGGCGGCCGTGATCTGCTCGCCCGGGGCGAACCTGCAGTACCTGACCGGCGTCGACGAGACGCCGAGCGAGCGACAGTTCCTCTGTGTCGTCTCCGCCGACGGCGACCCCGTCTTCTCCGTCCCCGAACTCGCCGGGACGCAGGTGGACGAGACGACCTGGGTCGACGACGTCCGCGTCTGGCGCGACGGCGGCGAGCCGCGAGCCGCCCTCGACGAGGTGCTCGCCGACTGCGAGCTCGGCGCGGGCCGCGTCCTCCTCGACGAGACGATGCCCGCCCGGTTCGTCCTCGACGTCCAGCGACTCCTCGGGGACCGGGCGTTCGGGCTGGCGACCGAGGCGCTCGGCTCACTCCGCGCGCGGAAGGACGAGGCGGAACTCGACGCGTTGCGCAGGGCGGGTGTCGTCGCCGACCGGGTGATGCGGGGCCTCCGCGAGGACGCTGCGGCTCTCGTCGGTCGGTCGGAGGCGGCGCTCGCCCGCGAGGTCGAGCACCGATTGGCCGACGCCGGCGGCGACGGCGTCTCGTTCGAACCCATCGTTGCCGCGGGCCCAAACGGCGCGAAACCCCACCACGCACACGGCGACCGCGTGATCGGGGAGGGTGATCCGGTCGTCTTCGATTTCGGGACGCGCGTCGACGGCTACCCCAGCGACACCACCCGGACGGTCGTTCTCGCGGGCGATCCCCCGACAGAGTTCGAGACGGTCCACGGCGTGGTCAGGGAGGCAGCGACGGCGGCGATCGACGCGGTCGAGCCCGGCGTCGAGGCGCGCGCGGTCGACCGGGCCGCCCGCGACGTCATCGAGGCGGCTGGCTACGGCGAGGGGTTCGTCCACCGCACCGGCCACGGCGTGGGCCTCGACATCCACGAGGAGCCGTACATCGCGTCGGACTCGGAGACGCGCCTCGAACCGGGAATGGTGTTCAGCGTCGAACCCGGGGTCTACCTCGACGGCGCGTTCGGCGTGCGGATCGAGGACCTCGTCGTGGTCACCGAAGCGGGCTGTGAACGGCTGAACGACTCCCCCCGCGGGTGGTCCGTCGACGGCTGA
- a CDS encoding DUF7544 domain-containing protein, whose amino-acid sequence MSWDAIDSLDEARTATQSLLFPVSWRAWLRLAVVTFFVGGVGGGGGAGQAAQGATSSPTPPGAGLGGVDLPPVPDVSPESLGAVVVAAVAVLAVVVVGHALVGAVMEFVLVACLRTRRVELRRPFRQYLGPGVRLFAFRLGVVVVLVALAALPVLVVVGVLSITAVGVLFVPLLVVVVVVAWLAGLLVLRLTTELVVPTMIAEGRGVLSAWRRVVPLVRSMWAEVALYLAIRIGLGIAASLVVGLVVGLAALVVIIPFVLAGGAVVLAVGMQGPGLVALGVLGVVFLLAVVAVSVVVQVPVVTYFRYYGLFVLGALDDRLDLVRGRPSDVRNAE is encoded by the coding sequence ATGTCGTGGGACGCGATCGACTCGCTCGACGAAGCCCGGACCGCGACGCAGTCGCTTCTCTTCCCCGTCTCGTGGCGCGCGTGGCTTCGGCTCGCAGTCGTGACGTTTTTTGTCGGCGGCGTCGGCGGTGGCGGCGGCGCAGGACAGGCCGCACAGGGAGCGACGTCGTCGCCGACGCCGCCGGGAGCCGGCCTCGGGGGCGTCGACCTCCCGCCGGTCCCGGACGTCTCCCCCGAGAGCCTCGGTGCGGTCGTCGTTGCCGCCGTCGCCGTGCTCGCCGTCGTCGTCGTCGGCCACGCCCTCGTGGGCGCGGTCATGGAGTTCGTGCTCGTGGCGTGTCTGCGGACCCGCCGGGTGGAACTCCGCCGGCCGTTCCGACAGTACCTCGGCCCCGGCGTCCGCCTGTTCGCCTTCCGCCTCGGGGTCGTCGTCGTGCTCGTCGCCCTCGCGGCGCTCCCCGTGCTCGTCGTCGTCGGCGTGCTATCGATCACCGCCGTCGGCGTCCTCTTCGTCCCGCTGCTCGTCGTCGTGGTCGTCGTCGCCTGGCTCGCCGGCCTACTCGTCCTCCGGCTCACGACCGAGCTCGTCGTCCCGACGATGATCGCGGAGGGGCGGGGGGTCCTCTCGGCGTGGCGTCGCGTCGTGCCGCTCGTCCGCTCGATGTGGGCGGAAGTCGCCCTCTACCTCGCGATTCGGATCGGACTCGGGATCGCCGCGAGCCTCGTCGTCGGCCTCGTCGTCGGCCTCGCGGCGCTCGTCGTCATCATCCCCTTCGTGCTCGCGGGGGGTGCGGTCGTGCTCGCCGTCGGGATGCAGGGCCCCGGGCTCGTCGCCCTCGGCGTGCTCGGCGTCGTCTTTCTCCTCGCCGTCGTCGCCGTGAGCGTCGTCGTCCAGGTGCCCGTCGTCACCTACTTCCGGTACTACGGACTGTTCGTGCTCGGCGCGCTCGACGACCGGCTCGACCTCGTCCGAGGCCGGCCGTCGGACGTGCGGAACGCGGAGTGA
- a CDS encoding DUF7543 family protein, producing the protein MAWTETRTGAAESVDEWEREDGWATIRLRERSDGSWVVRLDRLTQAPEGSCYREERVGSRAEAAEVVSAWCEAYDVADERTDA; encoded by the coding sequence ATGGCGTGGACGGAGACGCGGACGGGCGCGGCGGAGTCGGTCGACGAGTGGGAACGCGAGGACGGCTGGGCGACGATCCGCCTGCGCGAGCGGAGCGACGGCTCGTGGGTCGTCCGACTCGATCGGCTCACGCAGGCACCCGAGGGGTCGTGTTACCGTGAGGAGCGCGTCGGGAGCCGTGCCGAGGCCGCGGAGGTCGTGTCGGCGTGGTGCGAGGCGTACGACGTCGCCGACGAGCGGACGGACGCCTGA
- a CDS encoding CBS domain-containing protein, whose translation MPGTATVKEYMTRDVATVSPTDTVGEVARRIVESDGHNGFPVSETRKVEGFVTASDLLLADDDALVFTVMTEDLIVAHPDMNVDDAARVILRSGIRKLPVVDDAGNLVGIISNTDVIRSQIERATPEKVGKLMRTLEQIHGITVHEERDTVELAALIPTQARVYADELEGRQYELERGLAEPLVVIDNAGTLLLADGHHRVMAGDRADIEEMDAYVIVVDDPVELGMERTAEKEGLRSLRDIEVVDYARHPLVETTRRLQ comes from the coding sequence ATGCCCGGCACGGCGACCGTCAAAGAGTATATGACCCGGGACGTCGCGACGGTGTCCCCCACCGACACCGTGGGCGAGGTCGCACGACGCATCGTCGAGAGCGACGGCCACAACGGCTTTCCGGTCAGTGAGACGCGCAAGGTCGAGGGGTTCGTCACTGCGAGCGACCTCCTCCTGGCCGACGACGACGCGCTCGTCTTCACCGTGATGACCGAGGACCTCATCGTCGCTCACCCGGACATGAACGTCGACGACGCCGCGCGAGTCATCCTCCGGTCGGGCATCCGCAAACTGCCGGTCGTCGACGACGCCGGGAACCTCGTGGGCATCATCTCCAACACGGACGTCATCCGCTCGCAGATCGAGCGTGCCACGCCCGAAAAGGTGGGGAAACTGATGCGAACGCTCGAACAGATCCACGGCATCACCGTCCACGAGGAGCGCGACACCGTCGAACTCGCGGCGCTCATCCCCACGCAGGCGCGCGTCTACGCCGACGAACTCGAAGGCCGACAGTACGAACTCGAACGCGGGCTCGCCGAGCCGCTCGTCGTCATCGACAACGCCGGGACCCTCCTCCTCGCCGACGGTCACCACCGTGTGATGGCCGGCGACCGCGCCGACATCGAAGAGATGGACGCGTACGTCATCGTGGTGGACGACCCCGTCGAACTGGGCATGGAGCGTACCGCCGAGAAGGAGGGGCTCCGCTCGCTCCGGGACATCGAGGTGGTCGACTACGCCCGCCACCCGCTCGTCGAGACGACCCGCCGGCTCCAGTGA
- a CDS encoding DHH family phosphoesterase, which translates to MSRPSRLVLGWSPVARAVVREIQRQPGQLRVVSPARGHVDSLRDDGVDAVVGDPTDPETYPDRASTVLVAGVDAETNLAAARAARERFPDALLVAYAGSDPGDGAAELRALADRVIDPREALADDLGDLVSGSDVTRISRLLRVLRGIDGTLAVVMHDNPDPDAIASALALVRIADLAGVEAVPCYFGEISHQENRAMINLLDVSLRNLDPGETMDEYAGIALVDHSRPGVNDGLDPETRVDVVVDHHPPRAPVEARCLDLRSDVGATSTLLTEYLSRLRITPDRTIATALLFGIRVDTNDFSREVSAADFEAASFLCPHVDHSLLDQVESPSMGPEVLDTLARAIGNREVRGDALATNVGEIRDRDALAQAADRLLGMEGVHVSLVYGYMGDTVYVSGRARGTDVDLGETFRDALGSIGSAGGHADMAGAQLDLGVWAAEFVEGDERFEDLVTEVINGRFFETLETAPSTPSYPDGMPGFEFSVE; encoded by the coding sequence ATGTCGCGGCCCAGTCGACTGGTACTCGGGTGGAGCCCCGTCGCCCGTGCAGTCGTCAGGGAGATCCAAAGACAGCCCGGGCAGCTCCGCGTCGTCTCGCCCGCCCGCGGTCACGTCGACTCGCTCCGCGACGACGGCGTCGACGCGGTGGTCGGCGACCCGACCGATCCCGAGACGTACCCGGACCGAGCCAGCACCGTCCTCGTGGCGGGAGTCGACGCGGAGACGAACCTGGCGGCCGCCCGCGCCGCCCGCGAACGGTTCCCCGACGCACTGCTCGTCGCGTACGCCGGCTCCGACCCCGGCGACGGGGCGGCGGAACTCCGTGCGCTCGCCGACCGCGTGATCGACCCCCGAGAGGCGCTCGCGGACGACCTCGGCGACCTCGTGTCGGGGTCGGACGTGACACGGATCAGCCGGCTCCTGCGCGTCCTCCGGGGGATCGACGGAACGCTGGCGGTCGTGATGCACGACAACCCCGATCCCGACGCCATCGCGTCGGCGCTCGCGCTCGTCCGGATCGCGGATCTCGCCGGGGTCGAGGCGGTGCCGTGTTACTTCGGCGAGATCTCCCACCAGGAGAACCGCGCGATGATCAACCTCCTCGACGTGAGCCTCAGAAACCTCGACCCCGGGGAGACGATGGACGAGTACGCCGGCATCGCGCTCGTCGACCACTCACGGCCGGGCGTCAACGACGGCCTCGACCCGGAGACGCGCGTCGATGTCGTCGTCGATCACCACCCGCCACGGGCACCGGTCGAAGCCCGGTGTCTGGACCTGCGGAGCGACGTCGGGGCGACGAGCACGCTGTTGACGGAGTACCTCAGTCGACTCCGGATCACTCCCGACCGGACGATCGCGACCGCGCTCCTGTTCGGGATCCGCGTCGACACCAACGACTTCTCCCGCGAGGTGTCCGCGGCGGACTTCGAGGCGGCGTCGTTCCTCTGCCCGCACGTCGACCACTCGCTGCTCGACCAAGTCGAGAGCCCGAGCATGGGGCCGGAGGTGCTCGACACGCTCGCACGCGCCATCGGCAACCGCGAGGTGCGCGGCGACGCGCTGGCGACGAACGTCGGCGAGATCCGCGACCGGGACGCGCTCGCACAGGCGGCCGACCGACTCCTCGGCATGGAAGGCGTCCACGTCTCGCTCGTCTACGGCTACATGGGCGACACCGTCTATGTCTCCGGGCGCGCCCGGGGGACGGACGTCGACCTCGGGGAGACGTTCCGGGACGCCCTCGGCTCGATCGGGAGCGCGGGCGGCCACGCCGACATGGCCGGCGCACAGTTGGATCTGGGGGTGTGGGCCGCGGAGTTCGTCGAGGGCGACGAGCGGTTCGAAGACCTCGTCACCGAGGTGATCAACGGCCGGTTCTTCGAGACGCTGGAGACCGCCCCATCGACCCCGTCGTACCCCGACGGGATGCCCGGCTTCGAGTTCTCCGTCGAGTGA